A genomic stretch from Clavelina lepadiformis chromosome 5, kaClaLepa1.1, whole genome shotgun sequence includes:
- the LOC143461301 gene encoding uncharacterized protein LOC143461301: MLRSVDMRFMSTALRFYSQSRNVTTSTLVLSKDEPKIFTVKAKIAEKDLDYRVPQIVKYVSKGQKVEILFKHVRESTKDNVENHMKYMMTRIEEQSKEMEIKVKFRKLPKVLTVEKSVT, from the exons ATGCTTCGAAGTGTGGATATGCGGTTCATGAGTACTGCCTTGCGATTTTATTCCCAGAGTAGGAACGTCACCACATCAACTCTGGTATTAAGCAAAG ATGAGCCCAAAATTTTTACTGTGAAAGCCAAAATTGCTGAAAAGGATTTGGATTACAGAGTACCTCAAATTGTGAAATATGTTTCAAAAGGCCAAAAAGTAGAGATTCTCTTCAAACATGTTCGTGAATCTACTAAAGATAATGTG GAAAACCATATGAAGTATATGATGACACGCATTGAAGAGCAAAGCAAAGAAATGGAAATTAAAGTCAAGTTCAGGAAGTTGCCAAAAGTGTTAACTGTAGAGAAATCTGTAACATGA
- the LOC143461302 gene encoding turripeptide OL11-like, translating to MGNISFYLFSYLLLSVFVLNGVASSLDDCSARELNGICQMSLFPVCGTDHLTYPNKCVLCAENAKKTKENWIRVAHKGNCS from the exons ATGGGAAATATTTCCTTCTACCTGTTTTCATATTTACTGTTGTCAG TTTTCGTCCTAAATGGCGTAGCCTCGTCGTTGGAT gATTGCAGTGCCCGTGAACTTAATGGCATTTGTCAAATGAGCCTTTTTCCAGTCTGCGGGACAGATCATCTTACCTATCCCAACAAATGCGTGTTGTGCGCAGAGAAtgctaaaaaaacaaaaga AAACTGGATTAGAGTCGCTCACAAAGGTAACTGTAGCTAA